The Cylindrospermopsis curvispora GIHE-G1 genome contains a region encoding:
- a CDS encoding plasmid replication protein, CyRepA1 family, which translates to MFIDHLHSQHLEELVHGSSVNLHLAMLNFHSLQGMNAYKHILISDNLPRTNTGMIKSGWLERYGHITAGGWWCSGVDPLNNWQKMEWGCFKPSQPRRNKNGKSIKYEHPPSTPTRIFCLRVTEEIWHQISQRYDVTMPKDINISDDGEAQGFWPWVIESNIPIIICEGVKKAAALLTQGYVAIGIPGITSGYRVIKNEFGKVTRRRLILDLEVFANRQLSFYICFDFENQPRKATAINNAISQLGYLLERKNCSVKVIKLPGKEKGVDDFITAKGAEAFEQVYNQSMSLEVYIAQTKPHIDLTITPSVTINQSYLDRICLPSTGLVGVKSAKGTGKTTRLQAVVEEAKNRCQPILLITHRILLGKFLCEKIGIRWGIHPENQSPPSSSPIKSFGLCVDSLWKLNPQDWQGAIVILDEVEQSLWHLLNSNTCKNKRIKILSVFQQLIATVVKTGGLVIAQDADLSDVSLEYLQGLAGNKITPWVIVNKWKPECGWDVTFYDSPNPTPLIHQLELDLITGKKCYVTTDSRTGRYSCETIEDYLQDRLYKLKRQFPHSLVVSSQTTNTPAHPAIECLSAINQKITDYDMVFVTPSLGTGISIDVQHFDRVYGIFQGVIPDSEARQALARVRDSVPRFVWCAKRGIGLIGSGSTNYQLLSDWYQENQKENLALLSPLHKIDVDLPAVYDPIHLRTWAKLSARVNSSITFYRQSLQEGLIAEGHKVTIGNNTDYNSIIRELRSAFLKTSVNDLATRTRLILEIVQVQKDWEQTRQQSQHIKRNIKEIKEHNQLMIAQAVVAAKNIDYVEYQQLLTKHSLTDEQRYAIHKYILYTRYGVPVTTQLKMRDDQGYYSQLLTHYYLTHESHYLHIRDQQEWKQQLFWGEGKVFLPDLKTYTLKVEALRALGMCQFLAQDRVFQENDDDIIWLKNVAIQSSQHINRALGVDIAKKPQSSSGIKILNLLMGLLGLKLRRINQVYQVNFDMLKDGREEIFAIWQQRDHWQLYHLKTRSTQDKCLQLGPLVSVN; encoded by the coding sequence ATGTTTATAGATCACTTGCACTCCCAACACCTGGAAGAACTAGTACATGGTAGTAGTGTAAATTTACACCTAGCAATGTTAAATTTTCATTCTCTTCAGGGTATGAATGCTTATAAGCATATATTAATATCTGATAATTTACCGCGCACTAATACGGGGATGATTAAAAGCGGGTGGTTAGAGAGATATGGACACATTACAGCTGGTGGTTGGTGGTGTTCTGGTGTAGACCCGCTAAATAATTGGCAAAAAATGGAATGGGGATGTTTTAAACCCTCCCAACCGCGAAGAAACAAAAATGGCAAGTCCATTAAATATGAACATCCCCCCAGCACACCAACGCGAATATTTTGTTTGCGGGTAACTGAAGAAATTTGGCATCAAATTTCCCAACGTTATGATGTTACTATGCCAAAAGACATTAACATTAGTGATGACGGGGAAGCTCAGGGTTTTTGGCCATGGGTAATAGAATCTAACATACCAATTATTATTTGTGAAGGTGTTAAAAAAGCAGCAGCTTTATTAACACAAGGGTATGTAGCAATTGGCATACCTGGAATTACCAGTGGTTATCGGGTAATCAAAAATGAATTTGGTAAAGTTACCCGTCGTCGTCTCATTCTTGATCTGGAAGTTTTCGCCAATAGACAACTGAGTTTTTATATATGTTTTGATTTTGAGAATCAGCCACGGAAGGCTACTGCGATTAATAATGCCATTTCTCAATTAGGCTATTTACTTGAGCGGAAAAATTGCTCTGTTAAAGTAATCAAACTCCCTGGTAAAGAGAAAGGTGTGGATGATTTTATCACTGCTAAGGGAGCGGAAGCGTTTGAGCAAGTCTACAATCAAAGTATGTCCCTAGAGGTCTATATTGCCCAAACTAAACCCCATATAGATCTAACAATTACTCCCAGTGTTACCATCAACCAAAGCTATTTAGATAGAATATGTTTACCCTCCACTGGTTTAGTGGGAGTCAAATCCGCTAAAGGAACAGGTAAAACCACCAGACTGCAAGCGGTGGTTGAGGAAGCTAAAAATCGTTGTCAACCAATCTTATTAATCACCCATCGCATCCTTTTGGGAAAATTCCTCTGTGAAAAAATTGGTATTAGATGGGGAATCCACCCTGAAAACCAGTCACCACCATCCAGCTCACCTATTAAATCCTTTGGATTATGTGTTGATTCCTTGTGGAAGCTTAATCCCCAAGATTGGCAAGGAGCTATAGTCATATTAGATGAAGTTGAACAGTCTTTATGGCATCTACTCAATAGTAACACCTGTAAAAACAAGAGGATAAAGATACTCAGCGTTTTCCAACAATTAATAGCCACGGTAGTGAAAACAGGGGGTTTAGTCATTGCTCAAGATGCTGACTTATCAGATGTTTCTCTAGAATACCTCCAGGGTTTAGCAGGAAACAAAATCACTCCTTGGGTAATTGTGAATAAGTGGAAACCTGAATGTGGGTGGGATGTGACTTTTTATGATTCACCTAACCCAACACCTTTAATTCATCAACTGGAGCTGGACTTAATCACAGGTAAGAAGTGCTATGTAACAACTGATAGTCGCACGGGACGTTACAGTTGTGAAACCATCGAAGATTATCTCCAGGATCGCTTGTATAAGTTAAAAAGGCAATTTCCCCATAGTTTAGTGGTGAGTAGTCAAACTACCAATACACCTGCACATCCAGCTATAGAATGTCTGAGTGCTATAAATCAAAAAATCACTGATTATGATATGGTATTTGTCACTCCTAGTTTAGGAACGGGAATTAGTATTGATGTCCAACATTTTGACCGAGTTTACGGTATTTTTCAGGGGGTCATTCCGGACTCAGAAGCACGTCAAGCATTAGCTAGGGTGCGTGATTCAGTTCCCCGTTTTGTCTGGTGTGCTAAACGCGGTATTGGTTTAATTGGTAGTGGTAGTACCAATTATCAGCTACTATCTGACTGGTACCAAGAAAATCAAAAAGAAAATTTGGCTTTATTGAGTCCTTTACATAAAATAGATGTTGATTTACCCGCAGTTTATGATCCTATTCATTTACGTACTTGGGCAAAACTATCTGCTAGGGTCAATAGTTCTATTACCTTTTATCGACAATCTTTGCAAGAGGGATTAATTGCTGAAGGTCACAAAGTCACCATAGGGAATAATACAGACTATAATAGTATTATTCGTGAGTTGCGTTCGGCGTTTTTAAAAACTTCTGTAAATGATCTAGCCACCCGAACCAGATTAATTTTAGAAATTGTTCAAGTTCAAAAGGATTGGGAACAAACTCGTCAACAGTCTCAGCATATTAAACGCAATATCAAAGAAATTAAGGAGCACAATCAATTGATGATTGCCCAAGCTGTGGTGGCGGCTAAAAATATTGACTATGTTGAATATCAACAACTACTAACTAAACATTCTCTCACCGATGAACAACGCTATGCAATTCATAAATATATTCTCTACACAAGATATGGAGTACCTGTAACCACTCAGTTAAAAATGCGAGATGATCAGGGATACTATTCCCAATTATTGACTCACTATTATTTGACCCATGAAAGTCACTACCTTCACATCAGAGATCAGCAGGAATGGAAACAACAGTTATTTTGGGGCGAAGGAAAGGTTTTTCTACCAGATTTAAAAACCTATACTCTCAAGGTGGAAGCCTTGCGAGCTTTGGGAATGTGTCAGTTTTTAGCACAAGATAGGGTATTCCAAGAAAATGATGATGATATTATTTGGTTGAAAAATGTGGCAATTCAAAGTAGTCAACATATCAACCGTGCTTTGGGTGTGGATATTGCTAAAAAACCACAATCTAGTTCTGGAATTAAAATACTCAATCTCTTGATGGGTTTATTGGGTTTAAAATTGCGTCGAATAAATCAGGTTTATCAAGTTAATTTTGACATGCTCAAGGATGGAAGAGAGGAAATATTTGCCATTTGGCAACAACGGGATCATTGGCAACTCTATCATCTCAAAACCAGATCAACTCAAGATAAATGTCTGCAACTGGGCCCTTTAGTTTCGGTTAACTGA